A region of Cellulophaga sp. RHA19 DNA encodes the following proteins:
- a CDS encoding VPS10 domain-containing protein has protein sequence MKKCITFFWLLLTSIILNSQNHNWQRTNPGGGGWFGSIGVSKSGIVLAGSDLSGAYRSKDGGKTWDVCGNSRGISGTHISGMGFHKTKGNVMFVASNGLYKTTNGGDSWRVVLPDGNKGYISDIEFGTNNPSIGYAARHQGNWNTLNAEIWRTVNEGNTWKRVDVDLPNTRIIKVVVNPKKANEVYVITGKGRPVCAVADVYKSTNGGKNWKNITANNNFGGFTEVADFAIDPNNPNTQYLTAVKADCSNKFWTEGLDSKLYKSTNGGNSWFQIQERGGIILINPINSNVTTIDTRATATWNPRSGTWVSQNKGTNFTKLGDVSTWETASQGNTQGTYGSIGDGYSRTIAQDPSNPNNLYWTNSQWVLGSKDGGKKFTVMHSNKEGAKDWQSTGVDNLVNIDAEISKKDPNLIYLALADMGIWRSLNKGKTWENCNTDDAKYGWGNGRGGNFHSIASDPSRSNVVWVTCKEGYILKSTNKGERSSWVEKNKGILSKKYVNGLSINTKSPVSNRTLYVTANGDVYRSKDDGNNWSRVLQGKFCNHTQVDNFNGNIVYAGGTKGLWRSTNGGDNWQKVNQLSDLPSNNNDLDIRIKSYKGISDIVTDPNNANWVYVAVTGFGENRGLYLSKNKGNSWEKILTDKYMRKVAIMPKNSNIIYATSSSAIGSGGLLNGSNGIWFSNNAGATWTKQNNGAAYPLFNAIDVSNENKPYVLAGSQGTGFQKAEVVLPNTRSLINTGGNLELESSTPKKLTIHPNPVDNILYITGLSKKEHLFNIYNSTGIAVINGSIAVAEDITSLDVSNLKKGVYILFIDSETIRFLIK, from the coding sequence ATGAAAAAATGTATTACTTTTTTTTGGCTGTTACTTACTTCAATTATTTTAAACTCACAAAACCATAATTGGCAAAGAACAAACCCCGGAGGTGGTGGTTGGTTTGGGTCTATTGGAGTAAGCAAATCTGGCATTGTATTAGCCGGAAGTGATTTAAGTGGAGCTTATAGAAGCAAAGATGGAGGGAAAACTTGGGACGTTTGTGGTAACTCTAGAGGAATTAGTGGAACTCATATATCTGGTATGGGATTTCATAAAACTAAAGGTAATGTAATGTTTGTGGCCAGTAACGGACTTTACAAAACTACAAACGGAGGAGATTCTTGGAGAGTTGTGCTACCTGATGGTAACAAAGGATATATAAGTGATATTGAGTTTGGCACCAATAACCCATCTATAGGTTATGCTGCAAGACATCAAGGAAACTGGAACACTTTAAATGCAGAAATTTGGCGTACTGTTAATGAAGGAAATACTTGGAAAAGAGTAGATGTAGATTTACCTAATACTAGAATAATTAAAGTTGTAGTAAATCCTAAAAAAGCAAATGAAGTGTACGTTATAACAGGAAAAGGAAGACCTGTATGTGCTGTAGCAGATGTTTATAAAAGTACCAATGGAGGTAAAAATTGGAAAAACATAACTGCAAACAATAATTTTGGAGGATTTACAGAAGTAGCAGATTTTGCAATTGACCCAAATAATCCTAATACACAATACCTTACCGCTGTAAAAGCTGACTGTAGTAATAAATTCTGGACAGAAGGTTTAGATAGTAAGCTTTATAAAAGTACTAATGGAGGTAACTCTTGGTTTCAAATACAAGAAAGAGGAGGTATTATATTAATTAATCCAATAAATTCTAATGTTACAACTATAGACACTAGGGCTACTGCCACTTGGAATCCTCGTTCGGGAACTTGGGTCTCACAAAATAAGGGTACAAATTTCACAAAACTAGGAGATGTATCAACCTGGGAAACAGCATCTCAAGGAAATACACAAGGTACTTACGGCAGTATTGGCGATGGGTATAGCAGAACAATAGCACAAGACCCGTCTAATCCAAATAACTTATACTGGACAAATTCGCAATGGGTATTGGGATCCAAAGACGGAGGTAAAAAATTTACTGTAATGCACAGTAATAAAGAAGGAGCTAAAGATTGGCAAAGTACTGGGGTAGACAATTTGGTTAATATAGATGCAGAAATAAGTAAAAAAGACCCAAATTTAATTTACCTAGCACTTGCTGATATGGGTATATGGAGAAGCTTAAACAAAGGGAAAACTTGGGAGAACTGTAACACTGACGACGCAAAATACGGTTGGGGAAATGGAAGAGGTGGAAACTTTCATTCTATTGCATCAGACCCTTCTAGGTCTAATGTTGTTTGGGTTACTTGTAAAGAAGGTTACATACTTAAAAGCACAAACAAAGGAGAAAGGTCTAGTTGGGTAGAAAAAAATAAAGGAATTTTATCTAAAAAATATGTAAATGGCCTTTCTATTAATACAAAAAGCCCCGTTAGCAATAGAACCCTTTATGTAACAGCTAATGGAGATGTATATAGAAGTAAAGATGACGGAAATAATTGGTCTAGAGTATTACAAGGAAAATTTTGCAATCATACCCAAGTAGATAACTTTAACGGTAACATTGTTTATGCAGGAGGCACTAAAGGTTTATGGAGGTCTACGAACGGTGGGGACAATTGGCAAAAAGTAAATCAATTAAGTGATTTACCAAGTAATAATAATGATTTAGACATTAGAATTAAATCATATAAAGGGATTAGTGATATTGTTACAGATCCAAACAATGCAAATTGGGTATATGTTGCAGTAACAGGTTTTGGAGAAAACAGAGGTTTATACCTTAGTAAAAATAAAGGAAACAGCTGGGAAAAAATTCTTACGGATAAGTATATGAGAAAAGTAGCTATTATGCCAAAAAACTCAAATATTATTTATGCTACATCTTCAAGTGCCATTGGTTCTGGAGGATTACTTAATGGAAGTAATGGTATATGGTTTTCTAACAATGCCGGCGCTACGTGGACTAAACAAAATAATGGCGCTGCTTACCCTTTATTTAATGCCATAGACGTATCAAACGAAAACAAACCCTATGTTTTAGCTGGTTCTCAGGGTACAGGTTTTCAAAAAGCTGAAGTTGTATTACCTAACACCAGAAGTTTAATTAATACTGGAGGTAATTTAGAATTAGAAAGTAGTACTCCTAAAAAGCTAACTATACACCCAAATCCTGTAGATAATATTTTATATATAACTGGATTATCAAAAAAAGAACACTTATTCAATATCTATAACTCAACCGGAATAGCTGTTATAAACGGAAGTATTGCTGTTGCAGAAGATATAACATCTTTAGATGTAAGTAACTTAAAAAAAGGTGTTTATATTTTATTTATTGATAGTGAAACAATTCGTTTTTTAATTAAATAG
- a CDS encoding DUF4126 domain-containing protein codes for MTSETIISIFLGIGLATSVGFRVFLPLFALSLASYFGVWELNESWNWIGSLPALIVLGVATVVEIFAYFIPWVDNILDSAAIPLAAIAGTAVMVSTVANLDPVITWSLAIIAGGGTASAIKGTSAATRLTSTATTGGLANPIVATVETGTAVVVSTATIVAPVIGAVLVVIILALIFRMYRKLMPKRKK; via the coding sequence ATGACATCAGAAACCATTATTAGTATTTTTTTAGGGATAGGCTTGGCTACATCTGTAGGCTTTAGAGTCTTTTTACCTTTATTTGCATTAAGTTTAGCCTCTTACTTTGGTGTATGGGAGCTAAATGAAAGTTGGAACTGGATTGGGAGCTTACCAGCTTTAATAGTTTTAGGAGTAGCAACAGTAGTAGAAATTTTTGCTTATTTTATTCCTTGGGTAGACAATATATTAGATTCTGCTGCCATACCTTTGGCTGCAATTGCAGGTACCGCAGTTATGGTATCTACAGTTGCAAATTTAGATCCAGTTATAACTTGGTCCTTGGCAATTATTGCTGGTGGTGGTACAGCTAGCGCTATTAAAGGTACTTCTGCCGCAACAAGATTAACATCTACGGCTACAACAGGTGGTTTAGCAAACCCAATTGTAGCAACTGTAGAAACAGGCACAGCTGTGGTTGTATCTACAGCAACCATTGTAGCTCCTGTAATTGGAGCTGTTTTGGTAGTAATAATACTAGCATTAATTTTTAGAATGTACAGAAAATTAATGCCCAAACGTAAAAAATAG
- a CDS encoding HAD family hydrolase, whose protein sequence is MEVDYKNIKVIGFDADDTLWVNETYFREAEERFAELLEGYETKNKIDQELFKMEMQNLGRYGYGIKAFVLSMVESALELSNNKVNNSVIAKILDIGKEMIEQPVELLPGVESVLQKLQSKYRLIVLTKGDLLDQEQKLEKSGLKKYFHHVEVLSDKKEENYKNLLDHLQIKTSEFIMLGNSLKSDVLPIVKLGAQAVHIPFHTTWVHETVSKEEEESNTYLTLDKIEDILDYLK, encoded by the coding sequence ATGGAAGTAGACTACAAGAATATAAAAGTTATTGGTTTTGATGCCGATGACACGCTTTGGGTTAATGAAACGTACTTTAGAGAGGCAGAAGAACGTTTTGCAGAGCTGTTAGAAGGGTATGAGACTAAAAACAAAATAGATCAAGAGCTTTTTAAAATGGAAATGCAAAATTTAGGTCGGTACGGATACGGCATAAAAGCATTTGTATTGTCTATGGTAGAGTCTGCTTTAGAACTGTCTAACAATAAAGTAAACAATTCTGTAATAGCTAAAATTTTAGATATAGGTAAAGAGATGATAGAGCAACCGGTAGAGTTATTACCAGGTGTTGAGTCTGTTTTACAAAAGCTTCAGTCTAAATACAGATTAATAGTTTTAACTAAAGGAGATTTATTAGATCAAGAACAAAAGTTAGAAAAATCTGGATTAAAAAAATACTTTCATCACGTAGAAGTTTTAAGTGATAAAAAGGAAGAGAACTATAAAAACTTGTTAGATCACCTTCAAATTAAAACATCAGAATTTATAATGCTTGGTAATTCTTTAAAGTCTGATGTGTTACCTATTGTTAAGCTGGGTGCACAAGCGGTACACATTCCTTTTCATACCACTTGGGTTCATGAAACGGTATCTAAAGAAGAAGAGGAATCTAATACCTATTTAACTTTAGACAAGATTGAAGATATTTTGGACTATTTAAAATAA
- a CDS encoding FAD-dependent monooxygenase translates to MYAIIGAGIGGLTTALAFKKLGIPYHLYEKAESINAIGAGIWLAPNALKVYEWLGILDQIKDAGNSIDRITIATADLKPLTDSRQDEAKEEYGYSTIAIHRAELQKVLAKNVANSNISWGKGLESYTETNKGVELQFLDATTTTVDFVIAADGINSVIRKQLFPESKIRYSGQTCWRGVTEYKLPEEFNHRGLEMWGKETRFGISKLSKDKTSWFAVVKSKPFLTDDRETLKEDLLKKYNDYTTVVKDLIENTETSNILRNDIIDLKPIKKWYSDKVCLLGDAGHATTPNMGQGGAQAIEDAYFLAKIIVENKTKNAFEEFQKVRYKKVSSIVNQSWITGKIAHLGFGSIIRNMVFKNLPKSLIDKKMHYVYKLDNE, encoded by the coding sequence ATGTACGCTATAATAGGTGCTGGTATTGGAGGTTTAACAACGGCTTTGGCTTTTAAAAAGTTAGGTATACCGTATCATTTATACGAAAAAGCAGAAAGTATTAATGCTATTGGAGCAGGAATATGGTTGGCTCCAAATGCACTAAAAGTGTATGAGTGGTTGGGTATTTTAGATCAGATTAAAGATGCAGGTAACTCTATAGATCGTATAACAATAGCAACAGCAGATTTAAAACCACTTACAGACAGTAGACAAGATGAAGCTAAAGAGGAGTATGGTTATTCTACTATTGCTATACATAGGGCAGAATTGCAAAAAGTACTGGCTAAAAATGTAGCTAATTCTAATATTAGCTGGGGAAAAGGTCTGGAGAGTTACACAGAAACTAATAAAGGAGTAGAACTTCAGTTTTTAGATGCTACTACAACTACGGTAGATTTTGTAATTGCAGCAGACGGTATAAACTCTGTAATACGTAAGCAACTATTTCCAGAGAGTAAAATTAGATATAGCGGACAAACCTGTTGGCGTGGCGTTACAGAGTATAAATTGCCAGAAGAATTTAATCATCGTGGTTTAGAAATGTGGGGAAAAGAAACAAGGTTTGGTATATCTAAGCTTTCTAAAGATAAAACTTCGTGGTTTGCGGTAGTTAAGAGTAAGCCATTTTTAACGGATGATAGAGAGACTTTAAAAGAGGATTTACTTAAAAAGTATAATGATTATACAACTGTAGTTAAAGATTTAATTGAGAATACAGAAACAAGTAATATCCTTAGAAATGACATTATAGATCTTAAACCAATTAAAAAATGGTATTCAGATAAGGTATGTTTGTTAGGTGATGCAGGCCACGCTACAACACCAAATATGGGGCAGGGTGGTGCGCAAGCAATTGAAGACGCCTATTTTTTAGCTAAAATTATTGTTGAAAATAAAACGAAAAATGCATTTGAAGAATTTCAAAAAGTACGTTATAAAAAAGTTTCTTCTATTGTAAACCAGTCTTGGATAACAGGTAAAATAGCACATTTAGGCTTTGGATCTATAATTAGGAATATGGTTTTTAAAAACCTTCCTAAATCTTTAATTGATAAAAAAATGCATTACGTTTATAAATTAGATAACGAGTAG
- a CDS encoding RsmD family RNA methyltransferase — MRIISGKFKSKRLTAPKKLPVRPTTDMAKEALFNILNNHYYFEDISVLDLFAGTGNISYEFASRGTENIICVDADYGCIKFISQTAKDLEVDISTIKSDVFKYLERTSIKSTIVFADPPYDFSKENFAKIPELVFKNDLLTEDGLLIVEHSKHTDLEDLPNFSYLKRYGGSVFSFFEIKNEA; from the coding sequence ATGCGCATAATATCAGGAAAATTTAAAAGTAAAAGGCTAACAGCACCAAAAAAATTGCCCGTTAGACCAACAACAGATATGGCTAAAGAAGCCCTATTTAATATTTTAAATAACCATTATTATTTTGAAGATATAAGTGTATTAGACCTATTTGCTGGCACTGGTAACATAAGCTATGAGTTTGCTTCTCGCGGAACAGAAAATATTATTTGCGTAGATGCAGACTATGGTTGTATAAAATTTATTAGTCAGACTGCTAAAGATTTAGAGGTAGATATATCTACTATTAAAAGTGATGTTTTTAAGTATCTAGAACGTACATCTATTAAATCTACTATTGTTTTTGCAGATCCTCCTTACGATTTCTCTAAAGAAAATTTTGCCAAAATACCTGAGTTAGTTTTTAAAAACGACTTGCTTACTGAAGATGGTTTGTTAATTGTAGAACACTCTAAACACACAGATTTAGAAGATTTACCAAATTTTTCATACCTAAAAAGATATGGTGGCAGTGTTTTTAGTTTTTTTGAAATTAAAAATGAAGCTTAA
- the kdsB gene encoding 3-deoxy-manno-octulosonate cytidylyltransferase: MKIIAMIPARYAASRFPGKLMQNLAGKPVIVRTYETAVKTNLFDDVFVVTDSDTIYNTITKAGGKAIMSIKEHECGSDRIAEAVENMDVDIVFNIQGDEPFTPKEGLEELLSVFKNDDKKEIDLATIMSEMTNEEDIKDPNFVKVIVDNRNFALYFSRSPIPYPREKNVDLKYYEHKGVYAFRKSALMDFYNLPMLPLEASEKVECIRYLEYGKKIKMIVDNTSGIEIDTPEDLERAQAEWK; the protein is encoded by the coding sequence ATGAAGATTATTGCAATGATTCCTGCGCGTTATGCAGCATCTAGATTTCCAGGTAAACTAATGCAAAATTTAGCGGGTAAGCCCGTAATTGTTAGAACTTATGAAACAGCTGTAAAAACAAATTTATTTGATGATGTATTTGTAGTTACAGACAGCGATACTATTTACAATACTATTACAAAAGCTGGTGGCAAAGCTATAATGAGTATTAAGGAGCATGAGTGTGGTAGCGACCGTATAGCTGAGGCTGTAGAAAATATGGATGTAGATATTGTTTTTAATATTCAGGGTGATGAGCCTTTTACTCCAAAAGAGGGATTAGAAGAGTTGTTATCTGTTTTTAAAAACGACGATAAAAAAGAAATAGATCTGGCCACTATTATGTCTGAAATGACAAATGAAGAAGATATTAAAGATCCAAACTTTGTAAAAGTTATAGTAGATAACAGAAATTTTGCACTGTATTTTTCTCGTTCTCCAATACCATATCCTAGAGAAAAAAATGTAGATCTAAAATACTACGAGCATAAAGGTGTTTATGCTTTTAGAAAATCTGCATTAATGGATTTTTATAATTTACCAATGTTGCCTTTAGAAGCATCAGAAAAAGTAGAGTGTATACGCTATTTAGAATATGGTAAAAAAATAAAAATGATTGTAGATAATACATCTGGTATAGAGATAGATACGCCAGAGGATTTAGAAAGAGCACAGGCAGAATGGAAGTAG
- a CDS encoding DUF3822 family protein, which translates to MTEKQKNNTLDTTSNYKKLSIQISLNGLSFCVVDTLDNTVLASERKIFDTELDSLELEKELVTMLKEHNITNNTYAEVIATHRNTLFCFVPKSLFVEDEAHNYLKYNTKVLATDLIAQDEIANFDIVNVFVPLVNINNYIYDLFGDFTYKHSSSIITSSLLNANTNNDITCYVYASERQMDIIIIDKKKLLLFNSFEYTTTEDFLYYLLFTCEQLKLNNETVLLRLFGDIEEDSTIYKNCYNHFKNICVYAPDHSTFQLGDFTKKNIDFTALNAL; encoded by the coding sequence ATGACAGAAAAGCAAAAAAATAATACATTAGATACTACATCTAATTATAAAAAATTGTCCATTCAAATTAGTTTGAATGGACTTTCTTTTTGTGTTGTTGATACTCTAGATAATACTGTATTGGCTTCTGAAAGAAAAATATTTGATACCGAACTTGATAGTTTAGAGCTAGAAAAAGAATTGGTAACTATGTTAAAAGAACATAACATTACCAATAATACTTACGCAGAAGTAATAGCCACACACAGAAATACGCTATTTTGCTTTGTTCCAAAATCTTTATTTGTAGAAGATGAAGCTCATAATTATCTAAAATACAACACAAAAGTTTTAGCAACAGATCTTATAGCACAAGATGAAATTGCAAACTTTGACATTGTAAATGTTTTTGTACCATTGGTAAACATTAACAACTACATTTACGATCTGTTTGGTGATTTTACATACAAACACAGTTCTTCAATTATAACATCATCTTTATTAAATGCAAATACAAATAACGATATTACTTGTTATGTATATGCATCTGAAAGACAAATGGATATTATTATAATTGACAAAAAGAAATTACTCCTTTTTAATAGTTTTGAATATACTACCACAGAAGACTTTTTATATTATTTACTTTTTACGTGCGAACAATTAAAATTAAATAATGAAACTGTTTTGCTTCGCTTGTTTGGAGACATAGAAGAAGATAGTACTATTTACAAAAATTGCTACAATCATTTTAAAAACATTTGTGTGTACGCACCAGACCATAGTACATTTCAACTAGGAGATTTTACTAAAAAAAATATAGACTTTACCGCTTTAAACGCTTTATAA
- a CDS encoding 1-acyl-sn-glycerol-3-phosphate acyltransferase produces MHAIAKFIYFKIMGWTLNGSFPKIDKCVVIVVPHTSNLDFFLGLLIRRVLNEEFNFVGKKSLFKWPYGWYFRWQGGMPIDRTKSNNFVDACADLIKNTSKIHLTLAPEGTRSKVSKWKTGFYYIAKQANVPVVMVAFDYGKKEIKISEALGTTDNTELDFKTYEAFFEGVEGRVKNNM; encoded by the coding sequence ATGCACGCAATAGCTAAATTTATATATTTTAAAATAATGGGGTGGACTCTAAATGGGTCTTTTCCAAAAATTGATAAATGTGTTGTAATAGTTGTACCACACACTAGCAATTTAGATTTTTTCTTAGGCTTGCTTATACGTAGAGTTCTTAATGAAGAGTTTAATTTTGTTGGAAAAAAAAGCTTGTTTAAATGGCCTTATGGTTGGTATTTTAGATGGCAAGGCGGTATGCCAATAGACCGTACAAAGAGTAATAATTTTGTTGATGCTTGTGCAGACTTGATAAAAAACACTAGCAAAATACATTTAACCCTAGCACCAGAAGGTACACGTAGTAAAGTTTCTAAATGGAAAACAGGGTTTTATTACATTGCAAAACAAGCAAATGTACCTGTAGTTATGGTGGCATTTGATTATGGTAAAAAAGAAATAAAAATATCTGAAGCTCTAGGTACTACAGATAATACAGAATTAGATTTTAAAACCTACGAAGCTTTTTTTGAAGGAGTAGAAGGTAGGGTTAAAAATAATATGTAG
- a CDS encoding iron-containing alcohol dehydrogenase family protein, whose translation MTTYRNFPMVPRVIFGNGSFSQIGDILKLKRKSANAPFIFLIDDVFKGKELAARIPLVENDKTIFVSSEFEPKTYQVDALVEQIKAEYNELPSGIIGIGGGTLLDMAKAVAIMLTNPGSSAEYQGWDLVKNPAIYHVGVPTISGTGAEVSRTTVLLGPERKLGINSDYTPFDQVVLDPDLTQGVPKDQWFYTGMDCYIHCVESLEGTFLNAFSQSYGEKAMELCNDVYLKDIPEDESRDKLMMASWHGGMSIAYSQVGVAHALSYGLSYLLGVKHGIGNCLVFNHLEEFYPEGVKLFYKMMDKHNITLPTGICKDLTEDEFTTMINVALSLEPLWENALGKDWKKTATPEKLRSIYAKI comes from the coding sequence ATGACAACATATAGAAATTTCCCAATGGTACCTAGAGTAATTTTTGGGAACGGTAGTTTTAGCCAAATAGGAGATATTTTAAAATTGAAACGTAAAAGTGCGAATGCACCTTTTATTTTTTTAATTGATGATGTTTTTAAAGGTAAAGAGTTAGCTGCCAGAATACCTTTGGTAGAGAATGATAAAACTATATTTGTTTCATCAGAATTTGAACCAAAAACATACCAAGTAGATGCTCTAGTAGAACAAATAAAAGCAGAGTATAATGAGTTGCCTTCTGGTATTATAGGTATTGGTGGTGGTACATTGTTAGATATGGCAAAGGCTGTAGCTATTATGTTAACCAACCCAGGTAGTTCTGCAGAATACCAAGGATGGGATTTGGTTAAAAACCCAGCTATTTATCACGTTGGTGTACCTACAATTAGTGGTACAGGTGCAGAGGTTTCTAGAACAACAGTATTATTAGGCCCAGAACGTAAATTGGGTATAAATTCAGATTACACTCCTTTTGATCAAGTTGTATTAGATCCAGATTTAACACAAGGCGTACCAAAAGATCAGTGGTTTTACACAGGTATGGATTGCTACATACATTGTGTAGAGTCTTTAGAAGGTACTTTTTTAAATGCATTTAGTCAAAGTTATGGCGAAAAAGCAATGGAGCTTTGTAATGATGTGTATTTAAAAGATATTCCAGAAGACGAGTCTAGAGACAAATTAATGATGGCATCTTGGCACGGCGGTATGAGTATTGCTTACTCACAAGTAGGTGTAGCACATGCGTTAAGTTACGGTTTGTCTTATTTGTTAGGAGTAAAACATGGTATAGGAAACTGTTTAGTGTTTAATCATTTAGAAGAGTTTTATCCTGAAGGTGTAAAATTGTTTTATAAAATGATGGATAAACATAATATTACATTACCAACTGGTATTTGTAAAGATCTTACTGAAGATGAGTTTACAACTATGATTAATGTTGCCTTAAGCTTAGAGCCGCTTTGGGAAAATGCTTTAGGTAAAGATTGGAAAAAAACTGCAACACCAGAGAAATTAAGATCTATTTACGCAAAAATATAA
- a CDS encoding ATP-dependent DNA helicase: protein MNLPTPTSFFNILKEKFPFEPTLKQLITLEKLSQFLLSKNKDNLFLLKGYAGTGKTTIIGTIVTNLWNIKMKAVLLAPTGRAAKVMSNYANTKALTIHKKIYFPKKQSGGGVQFTLAPNKHRDTIFVVDEASMIPDAPTDSKLFENGSLLDDLMSYVYSGHNCKLVLIGDTAQLPPVRLDISPALDEDRLSLNYNKDVTRVELDEVMRQAEDSGILMNATNLREQLHGNFFDDFKFDVNPYKDVVRLIEGNDILEAIEDSYSKNGKEETAFIVRSNKRANLYNANIRNRILYLENVISTGDYMMVVKNNYFWIKPTTEAGFIANGDILEVLEIFAIKELYGFRFAEVNVKMVDYPNMPAFETVLLLDTIDAETPSLPYEESNRLYQEVMLDYADETSKYKKFLKVKNNKYFNALQVKFSYAITCHKSQGGQWDTVFVEQPYLPNGIDKDYLRWLYTAVTRAKKQLYLIGFKNDFFLDWE from the coding sequence ATGAATCTACCCACCCCTACATCATTCTTTAATATTTTAAAAGAAAAATTTCCTTTTGAGCCTACTTTAAAGCAGCTCATCACTTTAGAGAAGCTTTCTCAGTTTTTATTATCTAAAAATAAGGACAATCTTTTTCTTTTAAAAGGTTACGCAGGTACAGGAAAAACCACAATTATTGGAACTATAGTTACAAATTTGTGGAATATAAAAATGAAAGCTGTGCTTTTAGCTCCAACTGGTAGGGCTGCAAAAGTTATGTCTAACTATGCAAATACAAAGGCTTTAACCATACATAAAAAAATATATTTTCCTAAAAAGCAAAGTGGAGGAGGTGTGCAGTTTACATTGGCACCAAACAAACACAGAGACACAATTTTTGTTGTAGATGAGGCATCTATGATACCTGATGCACCAACTGACTCTAAACTTTTTGAAAACGGATCTTTACTAGATGATCTAATGTCTTATGTATATTCTGGACACAATTGTAAACTTGTTTTAATAGGAGATACGGCTCAATTACCACCTGTTAGGTTAGATATTAGTCCGGCTTTGGATGAAGACAGGTTATCTTTAAATTACAATAAAGATGTAACCAGGGTAGAACTAGATGAAGTTATGAGGCAAGCTGAAGACTCTGGTATTTTAATGAACGCCACCAATTTAAGAGAGCAATTACACGGCAATTTTTTTGATGATTTTAAGTTTGATGTGAATCCGTACAAAGACGTAGTACGTTTAATAGAAGGTAATGACATTCTAGAAGCTATAGAAGATTCTTATTCTAAAAATGGAAAAGAAGAAACAGCTTTTATAGTGCGCTCTAACAAAAGAGCAAATTTGTACAATGCAAATATTAGAAACAGAATTTTATATCTAGAAAATGTTATTTCTACTGGTGATTATATGATGGTAGTTAAAAATAATTATTTCTGGATAAAACCAACCACAGAGGCTGGTTTTATTGCTAACGGAGATATATTAGAGGTACTAGAAATTTTTGCAATAAAAGAATTATATGGTTTTAGGTTTGCAGAGGTTAATGTAAAAATGGTAGATTATCCTAATATGCCAGCTTTTGAAACCGTTTTACTTTTAGATACTATAGATGCAGAAACACCATCTTTACCTTATGAAGAAAGTAATAGGTTGTACCAAGAGGTAATGTTAGACTACGCAGATGAAACCTCTAAATATAAAAAGTTTTTAAAGGTTAAAAATAACAAGTATTTTAATGCGCTACAGGTAAAATTCTCCTATGCTATTACTTGTCACAAGAGTCAGGGCGGGCAATGGGACACTGTGTTTGTAGAGCAACCATATTTGCCTAATGGTATAGATAAAGATTATCTACGTTGGTTATATACTGCAGTAACAAGAGCTAAAAAACAATTGTATTTAATAGGATTTAAGAACGATTTTTTTCTTGATTGGGAATAG